The region GACCGAAGGGGTGCAGGCGGTACCAGAGGTCGATGGGGATGAGTTCACCGTCCGCGAGGACGCAGAGGCGGTCCTGGTGGACGCGCAGGTCTTTGAGGGGCGCGAAACGGCCGCCGAGGCCGGAGGCTTTGAGCAGGTACCTGGCGGTGCCGGCGTCTTCGGCGTGCCAGTCGAGGGCGCTGAAGGCGACGCTGCCGGTTGGACAGCCGAGGGCGTGGTAGCGGTTGACTATTTGGCTGAAGGCCGCGGGCAGCATGGCTTCGAGGCCGGCGTTGGGGTCGGCGGCGTTGTGCCCGGCGCAGACCCGGCCGTTGACGTGGAAGGCTTCCACGACCCCGCCGGGGGTGTCGCTGTTGAATTCGAGCATTTTCCAGCCGCCAGGGGTGCGGGCGAAGTCAAACCGACCGATGAGGGTGGCGGCGTCGGGGAGCACGGCCATGCGCACGGCTTCGCGGGCCGCTTCGGGGATGCCGAGCTCGGCGAGCAGCTCGGCCGGGCCGTCCTGGACGATGCGGACGGTGCGGTCGAAGACGCTGCCGAGGACGGCGGTGGCGGCGCGGAGGTCCCGCAGTTCGCCGGGGGCGACGGCGTGGGGGACGGCGAGGGCGTATTCCTGGCCGTACAGCCAATCCCAGGAGAAGGTGCCTTCCTCCCTCAGGGGGCGGTAGATTTCTTCGCGGACGGCGGCGTAGTCCATCAGCCGAGGCCGCCGGTGAAGCCGCCGCCGATGCCGCCGCGGGCCTTGCCGCTCGATATCGTGGCGCCGCGGCCGGAGCCGGGGGTTGCCTGGCCGGGGGCGGCTACGCCGGAGCGGGTGCCGCCGAAGAAGAAGGGAACGCCGTAGAAGTGGCCGCCACCGGCGCGGGCCGGCATCTGTTCGCCGTCCTCGTCGCAGTAGCCGTCGCTGTTGCGGTCGATATGGGTATGTCCGGGGCGGCTTTGGCCGCCCGCAGAGCAGCCGGCGGTGACGGTCAGGAGGGCGGCCATGAACAGGCCCAGCAGCTTGGCGGTTTTGTCGGTGCGTTCCATAGCGATCCCCTCCTCAAGTTTTTTGGGCGTAATAGCTATAAACCTTACGATCCTCGTCGAGGACGGTCATTGTCTTGCGCCACTCGTCGCCCAGCCAGTAGAAGTAGTCGCTGCCGAGGCAGAGGATGACGTCGACGGGGTCGGTGAACTGCCGCGTCTCGATGAGCAGGCCGGGGGCCTCGCTTTCGCCGTCCTGGCGGATTTCGACTCTTACGCCGTTGCCGTCCGTGTCGGGAGCGGCGGCGGGGGCCGCCGGACCTTCCTCGCGGAGGTAGATGACGTAGGTCAGGGGCTCGCTGGCGGTCGAGGTGCGTTCGTAGACTTTGCCGTCTTTGATGAATTTGTCGCACAGGAAACGGGCGGCGATTTCGCCGCCGTCGATGCCGTTGTAGGCGTACAGCACGGGAAAATCGGCAGCCTCGTCGAGCAGCCGGTATTCGAGGTTAGCCATGGGCGGAGCCTCCTTTGCCCGTCGTGGTGCTATTTTACCACGGGCGCGGTCACGGGACCATGGTTTTTTCCGCCAGCGGCGGCTAGAAGGTAGCCGGCAGACGGGAGTTGCCCCGCATGTCGATCGGGATGGCGCATTCCGTATTCCCCTGCCGGTGGCCGATAAGCCAGCCGGTAAGGTTGGCGGCCGCGCAGGCGTGGTTGGGGATGACGGCAAGCTTGTCGCCGACGTCAAGGCCGGTTTCCCCGGTTATCGCGACCCGGCCCACTTCCTCGGACAGGCCGGCGACCGTGAGCTCGGGGTGGCCGGCGACGAGGCCGAAGCCGGCGAGAAGCGAGCTGCCGTGGGCGCCTTTGTCGAGGCCGAGGCATTTGCTGCCGGCGTCGATGATAAGGGTGTCGGGCCGGGGCCGCGACAGGACGGTGGCGAGGACGGCGAGGGCGCAGCGCGCCGGGGGAACGACGCCGAGCGCAACCTGGGTGTTGTCGTAAAAGACGTAGTTCCCGGGGCGGAGGGCGGTGACGACGCCGCTGGCGGCTGCCGCGGCGGCTGTCGGGGTGCTGCCGGCGGCGACGGTGTCGACGGCGAAACCGTGGGACAGGAGAACTTCCCTGGCCTGGGCGAGCGCGGCGACTTCGGCCGCGGCCGCGGCCGCGACGCCTTCCCGGTCGCCGGCGCCGTATACCTGGCCGGGATGGGTGGCGACGCCCCGCAGCCTGAGTTTTTTATATCCCGAGAGAGCGGCGGCGAGCTCGGCCGCCTGGTGAGGCGGCACGCCGAAGCGGTGCAGGCCGCTGTCGATGATGATGAGGTAGTCGATTTCCAGGCCGGCGCCGGCCAGCGCGGCCGCAAGGGCGCGGGCGGCGGCGATGCCGTCGAGGCTGACGGTTATGCGGGCCCGCCGGGCAAGGGCGATGATCCGGTCGATGTTGGCGCGCCCGGCGACCGGGTAGGCAAGCGTCAGGTCGGCGAAGCCGGCGGCGGCCAACTGCTCGGCTTCGTCGAGGGTGCCG is a window of Selenomonadales bacterium 4137-cl DNA encoding:
- a CDS encoding glutathionylspermidine synthase family protein: MDYAAVREEIYRPLREEGTFSWDWLYGQEYALAVPHAVAPGELRDLRAATAVLGSVFDRTVRIVQDGPAELLAELGIPEAAREAVRMAVLPDAATLIGRFDFARTPGGWKMLEFNSDTPGGVVEAFHVNGRVCAGHNAADPNAGLEAMLPAAFSQIVNRYHALGCPTGSVAFSALDWHAEDAGTARYLLKASGLGGRFAPLKDLRVHQDRLCVLADGELIPIDLWYRLHPFGLLAADRDDDGYPTGAHVLGLIARGRLAAINPPGALIAQSKALQALVWSLHEAGGFFTAAEQDAIAAHMLPTYCENRFAGRCPHVAKPVLGREGGGVAVHAADGAVIDCDRERQYTDQPLVYQQYQDLETVELPTLAGPKAGRLVWGSFIVNGQPAAVVARLGGLITDDLAYFVPVRLAE
- a CDS encoding alanine racemase, with translation MNIRDLATPSFLLDLDVFEANLRDMAAMCGRAGVELWPMVKTHKSTVIARWQKEAGAAGFLTGTLDEAEQLAAAGFADLTLAYPVAGRANIDRIIALARRARITVSLDGIAAARALAAALAGAGLEIDYLIIIDSGLHRFGVPPHQAAELAAALSGYKKLRLRGVATHPGQVYGAGDREGVAAAAAAEVAALAQAREVLLSHGFAVDTVAAGSTPTAAAAAASGVVTALRPGNYVFYDNTQVALGVVPPARCALAVLATVLSRPRPDTLIIDAGSKCLGLDKGAHGSSLLAGFGLVAGHPELTVAGLSEEVGRVAITGETGLDVGDKLAVIPNHACAAANLTGWLIGHRQGNTECAIPIDMRGNSRLPATF